In Bacteroidota bacterium, the genomic window CGGGACTAACTGAACAGCCTGTTTGCCCTTTTATCGCGTCTCCTTGCACTTCGCGGTAGGCAAATAATACATTGTCTTGCTTTTTGCTGCTATCAGAGGCAATAACGTTCGTGTCTAACTTGTTAACGTTGTTTTTTATTTTGGTGATGTAAGCCATGCTTCCATAGGCTTCGCCTTTCATAAAAGCGCCGTCAAGGTATTGGGTAGGTATTTTAAGTCCTGCAAATGCCGAACCGGCAACGAATAGGTTATTGCAACCATCGTTGAACAAACGGTAGTAATGTGAGTTTTCAAACAACACCGATGTGGTACTCTTTACCCAACGGTAATTGCCTTTGGCATCGTAGCTGGCTACAATTAACGAGCTCCAACGACTGCGCAAGGTGTCGGTATGAAAATACGCGGGTTTATCGTAAGGATAGCCGTAACGGTAGGCTTCGTACTTGCCTAAACCGTATACATTGCCTTGATTATCGCTGGTTAGCGAAACAAAACCATTGCCGGTATTGCTTTGCAACCAAACCGTTTTGCCTGTTTTTGCCGCTAAAGCCATAATAAATGACCGCTTGGCCACAGCGGTATCGGCTTTATTTTCAAACACTTCGGCTTTAGTACCAATAACACCGCTCACATACACATTATCGTTTGAAGCCAGTAATGCAGTGATGTGACTGTTTCCGAACGACAGCTTGTGCCACAGGTATTTACCATCGGGGGCTAACGCCGTTATAAACGCAGCCGATGGCGGGTTGAATTGTGTATGCTCAGGTTTTGTCTCAAACTCTTCTTTTTTGCCGTTGGTAAACTCTATTCCGTAATTGCTTCTTCCCGCAAGAAAAATCGTACCGTTGGGAGCTTGCGTTAATTTAGAATCGTATATGGTACAGCAGCCTTTTGCCAAGTATTTAATGGGTTGCACCCAACTTACCGTGCCCATGCTATCCGTTTTGATAATTACGGTCGCTCCGGCGGTAAGGCCGCTAATGGTTGTTTTACCGATTGTGATTGATTTTTCAGATACAAACCCGCTCAGTATATTTCCGCCTTTTGCATCGGCCACAACGTTTTGTAACTCAACATCATTGTGAGAAAAAATGCGCGATAAACGTTTTAGTTTACCCGCTTTGGTAAAATCAACCTGAATAGTCCCTTCCCACTCTTCCCGCCACTGGTCCTGCAAAGCATCGTAATCTTTATCTGCATCATCACCAATTGTACTTGGTGTGGCTTCGTTTCGTTTGTAATCACCGTCCTCTAAAAACGACTCAAACGCCCAATCACTCACGTAATAATACCCTCCCGCATTCATAAAAAATGATACGTCGCCATTTTTGTTGCAGGTTAAAAAGGCTGTTTCGGCTACATAATCATTCCTTTGCCCAATAATAGACTTATGCCAATTAAGCTTCCCCTGCTTATTAAACTGAACGATTACCAACATAGCTGGGTTTCTTTTCTCTAAACGAAGCGTGTCGCCAAAGGCATCAAACACACAGTACATTTCTTCGTACTTCACGTGGTTTAATCCATTTGCCAGCCACGACAATGCCATTGTGATGTTTCCTTCGGCATCAGTAACGGCTGATAATGTCTCGGTTTGGGCTTTCCCCATACTGGCAGCCCATTCGAAATGCTGCGATTTGGCCGATATAACAATAGAAAGAGTACACAGTAAGCACAATAGTTTTTTCATGCAAAGTTGTTTTGGAGAGACTGTACACTCAAGTGAGTGATTAGTTCAAAACTAACACTTCTACCCGCATATTTCGCATGCTTTCTTCTAAGGTGCGGGCGTAGGGCATTACCATTTCGCTATTGCTCATGCCTCGGTAGCTCATACGTTCGGCTCTAATGCCGTTTGTAGTAAGATGATTGTAAACCGCAATCGCCCTGCGTAAAGAAAGGTCGTAAAACAAGAATTCATCCAACGGGGTCATAGGGGTGCGGTTTTTAGGATAGTTAATATGTCCCCTAATCTCAATGTTTATGGTACTATCGTGCTGCATAAACTTCAGCAGCTTTTCAAGCTCGTCGGCAGCCGTCGGTAAAAACTCATCCTTATTAGGTACAAAGTAAATTTTCTCATAACTGAGCCTGCGCTTAATGGTAAGTTTTTTGAGGTACGCATCCTGAATTATCGTTCCGCTTTTTTGATTAGCAGGAATAGTAATAAAATAATTTTCAGCACGATACCCATCAGCAGTTACATATACACTATAAGTCCTTTCGGCAATAGCCACCTGCTCGTATTCATCGGCTTGTTTGTAGGTTTTAATCTTATCCCTGTCTACCTCTCTGGGATTTTTAATAGTTACTGATATTGTGGCTTTTATGAGTTTTTTAGTCTCAGCATCGTAAATATGACCACCTAGTTTTATTTCGGCAGTTTGGCCATTAGTGGTAGATGTTACGCCTTTTCCGGCATACAAAGCCATTTCAACTTTACGGTTGAGTGCCCTAATGGAATCAGTAACCTTTGTTTGTTGGGCTAATTTCTCACCTTTTGATTCGATTTTAATAGTAGTAGCAGGTACGCCTTTGGTAATTAAGAACTCCTTAACAGCTTTGGCTCTATTAAACCCTAACTTTGAATTAAAGTTATCATTATCAATTAAATCAGTATGTCCTATTAATGTAATACTATACCCTTCTCCTTGGGCTTTTACAGCCTTGAGGAATGCCGTAAATGTTTTATTATCATCGGGACGTAAGTCGTATTTGCCGAATTCAAAATACACTTGCCGTGTGTACACAGGTTTGCCGTTCTGTGCCCAAAGCGGTACCCAAAGCAGTAACAGCATTATATGTACAACGATTCTCAATTCTTTTGTTCTTCTAATATCAATACCTCTACCCTTCGGTTTTGTTGCATTTCGCTTTCTTCATACGTCATCGGGAATTTCATCTCGGTATTTCCCACTCCTTTGTACGTTATCACATTGGCCGGCACGCCGTTTTCAACCAAATAATCATACACCGCCCGCGCCCTATCATACGATAGTTTGAAGTTGTGCTGCATCATCCCTGTATCGTTTTGGTTGTAATGATAAGGATAGTTTACGTGTCCGACTATCTCGATTGCACTCACCCCTGCTGATTTTGACCATGCCAACAACCTTTTAAGCTCAGGGTCCGACGATGGTAAAAACCGCGCCTCGTTGCCGTAAAAATATATCTTTTCAAAGCTTTTTTTGCTCTTTACCTTAGCTTTTTGAAGTTTAACAATGAAGACTTTTATGGCGTTTTTGTTCTGCTTTATAAAATCAGTGGTGAAGCTATAGGTGATGATGCGGGTGCGGTAGCCTTTTGCTGAGAATGATATTTCAAAGGCATCTCCACTCTTTATGAGTGTTCTGAAAGTAGAAGTATCCATCAATACCTGAGATGCTGCACTTATTTTATTAGTTACTAATAACTGCCCTTTGATAGTGACTCTGGTAGCTGAATCTACCATTACCACTTGCATGGTAGCACTTGCTGTGTCAGTTGTCGATGGCTTTTCTATTACAGTAGAAGTAATTTCAGTAGATTCTTTGAACAGCTGTATTTCAACCCTGCGGTTCAGCATTCGCAACGAGTCGGTTGAATTATCGTTTTTTACCGACTCCTCACCTTTGCTAAACAAGTGTATTTTAGTACTATCGGCACCGCGTTTTATCAAAAAGGCAGCTACTTCGCGCGCACGTTTCAACCCCAACTCGTAGTTATACTTGTTGTTGTCAACATTGTCGGTATGGCCTGTAAGATTAATGTAATACGGCTCTTTCTGGGCTTTAATTGCCTTTACTACGGTAAGTAATGTCTTTTCATCTTCAGCACGGATATCCCATTTATTAAACTCAAAAAACACCTGCTTACTATACAGGGGCTTAGGATTGGGCTGTGCAACCGCTGCGGTGATATTCAGCAGAAATAATATGAGTACTAATTTTGACAAAAGCAGGTCGTTATTCATACTAAAACGCATTAACGTATTGTTTAGTACTATAATCGTACTTGCATATATTTGATACAAAAAAATTAACAGGCATGGTTCCTTAGCTTCAAAATGTAGAAAATCTGCTTTTGTAAGTACCTAATTTATTGATTAGTACCCTATCAATGTGGTGAT contains:
- a CDS encoding T9SS type A sorting domain-containing protein translates to MKKLLCLLCTLSIVISAKSQHFEWAASMGKAQTETLSAVTDAEGNITMALSWLANGLNHVKYEEMYCVFDAFGDTLRLEKRNPAMLVIVQFNKQGKLNWHKSIIGQRNDYVAETAFLTCNKNGDVSFFMNAGGYYYVSDWAFESFLEDGDYKRNEATPSTIGDDADKDYDALQDQWREEWEGTIQVDFTKAGKLKRLSRIFSHNDVELQNVVADAKGGNILSGFVSEKSITIGKTTISGLTAGATVIIKTDSMGTVSWVQPIKYLAKGCCTIYDSKLTQAPNGTIFLAGRSNYGIEFTNGKKEEFETKPEHTQFNPPSAAFITALAPDGKYLWHKLSFGNSHITALLASNDNVYVSGVIGTKAEVFENKADTAVAKRSFIMALAAKTGKTVWLQSNTGNGFVSLTSDNQGNVYGLGKYEAYRYGYPYDKPAYFHTDTLRSRWSSLIVASYDAKGNYRWVKSTTSVLFENSHYYRLFNDGCNNLFVAGSAFAGLKIPTQYLDGAFMKGEAYGSMAYITKIKNNVNKLDTNVIASDSSKKQDNVLFAYREVQGDAIKGQTGCSVSPGPWTLTVFPNPFSADATVKISTTYNDDNVSVLVFDLKGQLLGTLLNAQKLEKGTYEYPLNASSLNLQWGTYLIVLRGSATILSERVIYK
- a CDS encoding OmpA family protein, coding for MLLLLWVPLWAQNGKPVYTRQVYFEFGKYDLRPDDNKTFTAFLKAVKAQGEGYSITLIGHTDLIDNDNFNSKLGFNRAKAVKEFLITKGVPATTIKIESKGEKLAQQTKVTDSIRALNRKVEMALYAGKGVTSTTNGQTAEIKLGGHIYDAETKKLIKATISVTIKNPREVDRDKIKTYKQADEYEQVAIAERTYSVYVTADGYRAENYFITIPANQKSGTIIQDAYLKKLTIKRRLSYEKIYFVPNKDEFLPTAADELEKLLKFMQHDSTINIEIRGHINYPKNRTPMTPLDEFLFYDLSLRRAIAVYNHLTTNGIRAERMSYRGMSNSEMVMPYARTLEESMRNMRVEVLVLN
- a CDS encoding OmpA family protein, which produces MRFSMNNDLLLSKLVLILFLLNITAAVAQPNPKPLYSKQVFFEFNKWDIRAEDEKTLLTVVKAIKAQKEPYYINLTGHTDNVDNNKYNYELGLKRAREVAAFLIKRGADSTKIHLFSKGEESVKNDNSTDSLRMLNRRVEIQLFKESTEITSTVIEKPSTTDTASATMQVVMVDSATRVTIKGQLLVTNKISAASQVLMDTSTFRTLIKSGDAFEISFSAKGYRTRIITYSFTTDFIKQNKNAIKVFIVKLQKAKVKSKKSFEKIYFYGNEARFLPSSDPELKRLLAWSKSAGVSAIEIVGHVNYPYHYNQNDTGMMQHNFKLSYDRARAVYDYLVENGVPANVITYKGVGNTEMKFPMTYEESEMQQNRRVEVLILEEQKN